A part of Rattus rattus isolate New Zealand chromosome 4, Rrattus_CSIRO_v1, whole genome shotgun sequence genomic DNA contains:
- the Taf8 gene encoding transcription initiation factor TFIID subunit 8, producing the protein MADTAAGPGGSGTRPGNKQSTNPADNYHLARRRTLQVVVSSLLTEAGFESAEKASVETLTEMLQSYISEIGRSAKSYCEHTARTQPTLSDIVVTLVEMGFNVDTLPAYAKRSQRMVITAPPVTNQPVTPKALTAGQNRPHPPHIPSHFPEFPDPHTYIKTPTYREPVSDYQVLREKAASQRRDVERALTRFMAKTGETQSLFKDDVSTFPLIAARPFTIPYLTALLPSELEIQQMEETDSSEQDEQTDTENIALHISTDESGAEKENTSVLQQNSSLSGSRNGEESIIDNPYLRPVKKPKIRRKK; encoded by the exons ATGGCTGACACGGCGGCCGGGCCTGGTGGCTCCGGAACG AGACCAGGAAATAAACAGTCCACCAACCCGGCTGATAACTACCATCTGGCCCGGAGGAGGACCctgcaagtggttgtgagctcTTTGCTGACAGAGGCGGGATTTGAGAGCGCGGAGAAAGCATCTGTGGAGACGTTGACAGAGATGCTGCAGAGCT ACATCTCAGAAATTGGGAGAAGCGCCAAGTCATACTGCGAGCACACAGCCAGGACCCAGCCCACGCTGTCGGACATCGTGGTCACACTGGTTGAAATGG GGTTCAATGTTGACACTCTACCTGCTTATGCAAAACGATCTCAGAGGATGGTCATCACTGCAC CTCCGGTGACCAATCAGCCAGTGACACCCAAGGCCCTCACTGCAGGACAGAACCGACCTCACCCGCCACACATCCCCAGCCATTTTCCTGAATTTCCGGATCCACACACGTACATAAAAACTCCG ACATACCGCGAGCCAGTGTCTGACTACCAGGTCCTCCGAGAGAAGGCCGCGTCTCAGAGGCGAGACGTGGAGCGAGCACTCACCCGCTTCATGGCCAAGACAGGCGAGACCCAGAGTCTCTTCAAGGATGACGTCAGCACTTTCCCCT TGATTGCAGCCAGACCTTTCACCATCCCCTACCTCACGGCCTTGCTCCCCTCCGAGCTGGAGATACAGCAGATGGAAGAGACGGACTCCTCGGAGCAGGACGAGCAGACAGATACCGAGAACATCGCGCTTCACATCAGCACG GACGAATCCGGAGCTGAGAAGGAGAACACTTCTGTCCTGCAGCAGAACTCCTCCTTGTCCGGCAGCCGGAACGGGGAGGAGAGCATCATTGATAACCCCTATCTGCGGCCTGTGAAGAAGCCCAAGATCCGGAGGAAGAAGTGA